From the Labrus mixtus chromosome 17, fLabMix1.1, whole genome shotgun sequence genome, one window contains:
- the auh gene encoding methylglutaconyl-CoA hydratase, mitochondrial yields MAVLVGRRALLQAFRVHTADRDSACRIAAATTCTRQYVLSGKATTRGYSSDFKDDLRVRYLDGEDSGIVVVGINRPKAKNAISKNLVKMMFDTVEDIKKNNKVRSVIICSLVPGIFCAGADLKERAKMHQSEVGPFVSKARALITELGNLPVPTIAAIDGAALGGGLEMALACDIRISSNNAKMGLVETKLAIIPGAGGTQRLPRVISVSLAKELIFAARVVDGTEACRLGLVNHSVEQNESGDAAYLRALELSREINPQGPIAVRMAKLAINQGIEVDLSTGLAIEEACYSQVIPTKDRLEGLAAFKEKRRPHFKGE; encoded by the exons ATGGCGGTCCTGGTGGGACGGAGAGCCTTATTACAAGCCTTCCGCGTGCACACAGCGGACCGGGACAGCGCGTGCAGGATAGCTGCGGCGACCACCTGCACGAGACAGTATGTTTTGTCCGGTAAAGCGACGACACGAGGCTACAGCTCCGACTTCAAGGATGACCTGCGCGTCAGATACCTCGACGGAGAGGACTCCG GTATCGTCGTCGTTGGTATAAATCGACCAAAAGCCAAAAATGCCATCAGCAAGAATCTGGTCAAAATG aTGTTTGACACGGTGGAGGACATcaagaagaacaacaaagtgCGCAGCGTCATCATTTGCAGTTTGGTTCCCGGGATCTTCTGTGCAG gTGCCGACCTGAAGGAGCGGGCGAAGATGCACCAGAGTGAAGTCGGACCGTTTGTGTCCAAAGCCCGAGCGCTCATCACAGAGCTCG GTAACCTTCCCGTCCCGACCATAGCTGCCATCGACGGAGCAGCTTTAGGAGGAGGTCTGGAGATGGCGCTCGCCTGTGACATCAGAATTTCCT CCAATAATGCAAAGATGGGATTGGTTGAGACCAAACTTGCAATTATTCCAGGAGCCG GAGGGACGCAGCGTCTCCCTCGTGTTATCAGCGTCTCTCTGGCCAAGGAGCTGATCTTTGCGGCGCGGGTGGTGGACGGGACGGAGGCGTGTCGTCTGGGTCTGGTCAATCACTCCGTGGAGCAGAACGAGAGCGGGGACGCTGCGTACCTGCGCGCTCTGGAGCTCTCACGAGAGATCAACCctcag gGTCCAATCGCTGTTAGGATGGCAAAACTGGCGATCAACCAGGGAATAGAG gtCGATCTGTCCACGGGTCTGGCGATTGAAGAGGCGTGTTATTCCCAG gtgatTCCAACTAAAGATCGTCTGGAGGGTTTGGCTGCCTTCAAGGAGAAGAGGCGTCCTCACTTTAAGGGCGAGTGA
- the ror2 gene encoding tyrosine-protein kinase transmembrane receptor ROR2: MKLSCWSDCLNCSCSLKRSFDAMASVPWTFLWMLFLFPSLRCEADPGLSMDSDVVAEAQSGSAPTPEGYFLEFQEPVNNITHFQGQTATLHCKVTGNPRPSIRWLKNDAPVVQEQGRITIRKIEAGSKLRIQDLDTTDTGYYQCVASNPLKVISATGVLYVKLGQMPTHSPDESSRDKGFCQPYRGIACARFIGNQSIYVESLQMQGESENRITAAFTMIGTSTHLSDQCSRFAIPSFCYYVFPLCDEGARAPRKRQLCRDECEALENDLCHAEYTIARSNPMILMQLELPKCNLLPRPGTSDAASCMRIGVPQDKLGPYSPSDHSCYNGSGADYRGTVSVTRSGHHCQPWSSQYPHSHHMTKDQPELWGSHNFCRNPGGQMEAPWCFTLDPHVRVDLCDIQPCKPPDNPRKEILFILIPAIAIPLVIACLFFLVCMCRNKQKESIDSPPRCQLSGSPNQDMELSQLSQQKHQAKLREINMSAVRFMEELGEDRFGKVYKGHLYSTAPGEQGQVVAIKTLKDKVDSTLCEEFRHEAMLRFHLQHQNIVCLLGVVTKEHPMSMIFTYSSLGDLHEYLVMRSPNSDVGSSDDDKTVKSTLEQADFLHFITQIAAGMEYLSSQQVVHKDLAARNILVSDKLSVKILDLGLFRDVYSADYYNLMGTSPFPIRWMSPEAIMYGKFSTDSDIWSYGVLLWETFNYGLQPYCGHSNQDVIEMVQSHQLLSSPDDCPAWIYTLMLECWSEFPARRPRFKDIHTRLRSWESLSNYNSSAQTSGTSNTTQTSSLSTSPVSNISMSTANASRYTSPKKTSPFHQPQFMPMKGQMHRSMVPPQLYIPVNGYHPMPAYPYLQNFYPMQIPMPIPQQQMHHPPQMVPKAGSHHSGSGSTSTGYVTTAPSNTSATERAALLNEDSKTNEEDLANRTSPEELDHNKDSSVPETELLGDNDPPPTYELGIDLSDT; this comes from the exons gttACTTTCTGGAGTTCCAGGAGCCCGTCAACAACATCACACACTTCCAGGGTCAGACGGCCACGCTGCACTGCAAAGTGACAGGAAACCCCCGGCCGAGCATCCGCTGGCTGAAGAACGACGCCCCCGTGGTCCAGGAGCAGGGACGCATCACCATCCGCAAGATCGAGGCCGGATCCAAGCTGCGGATCCAGGACCTGGACACGACCGACACGGGGTACTATCAGTGTGTCGCCTCCAACCCGCTGAAAGTCATCTCTGCTACGGGCGTGCTGTACGTCAAACTAG GTCAGATGCCCACACACAGCCCAGACGAATC ATCACGTGATAAAGGTTTCTGTCAGCCGTACCGAGGCATCGCCTGTGCTCGCTTCATCGGAAACCAGAGCATCTATGTGGAGTCTCTTCAGATGCAGGGCGAGAGTGAGAACCGCATCACAG ctGCCTTCACCATGATCGGCACCTCCACCCACCTGTCGGATCAGTGCTCCCGCTTCGCCATCCCGTCCTTCTGTTACTACGTCTTCCCTCTGTGCGACGAAGGTGCTCGGGCCCCGCGCAAGCGTCAGCTCTGCAGGGACGAGTGCGAGGCCCTGGAGAACGATCTGTGCCACGCCGAGTACACCATCGCCCGGTCCAACCCCATGATCCTCATGCAGCTGGAGCTGCCGAAGTGCAACCTCCTGCCGCGACCCGGAACCAGTGATGCTGCTTCCTGTATGAGGATCGGAGTGCCGCAGGACAAACTAGGGCCAT ATTCGCCCTCAGATCACAGCTGTTACAACGGGAGCGGAGCGGACTACAGAGGAACGGTCAGCGTCACAAGGTCGGGTCATCACTGCCAGCCGTGGAGCTCTCAGTACCCCCACAGTCACCACATGACCAAGGACCAGCCCGAGCTGTGGGGGAGTCACAACTTCTGTCGTAACCCCGGGGGACAGATGGAGGCGCCCTGGTGCTTCACCCTGGACCCCCATGTCAGAGTGGACCTGTGTGACATCCAGCCCTGCA AGCCTCCAGACAACCCTAGGAAGGAGATCCTGTTCATTCTGATCCCTGCGATTGCGATACCGCTGGTCATCGCCTGCCTCTTCTTCCTGGTTTGCATGTGCCGCAATAAACAAAAGGAATCGATAGACTCACCGCCTCGCTGCCAGCTCAGTGGCTCACCCAACCAGGACATGGAGCTGTCACAGCTCAGTCAACAGAAGCACCAG GCCAAGCTGCGGGAGATTAACATGTCCGCTGTGAGGTTTATGGAGGAGCTGGGCGAGGACCGGTTCGGCAAGGTTTACAAGGGCCACCTGTACAGCACCGCACCTGGAGAGCAAGGCCAGGTGGTGGCCATCAAGACATTAAAGGACAAAGTCGACTCCACTCTCTGCGAGGAATTCCGACATGAAGCCATGCTCCGCTTTCACCTGCAGCACCAGAATATTGTTTGTCTGCTGGGTGTGGTCACCAAAGAGCATCCGATGAGCATGATATTCACCTACTCCAGCCTCGGAGACCTGCACGAGTATCTGGTGATGCGCTCCCCTAACTCAGACGTCGGCAGCTCGGATGATGACAAGACAGTGAAATCCACACTAGAGCAGGCTGATTTCCTTCATTTTATCACCCAGATTGCAGCAGGGATGGAGTACCTCTCCAGCCAGCAGGTTGTCCACAAAGATCTTGCTGCCAGAAACATTTTGGTCTCTGACAAACTCAGCGTCAAGATCCTTGATCTGGGATTGTTCAGAGATGTGTACTCTGCAGATTACTACAACCTCATGGGAACAAGCCCTTTCCCGATTCGCTGGATGTCTCCAGAAGCTATCATGTATGGAAAATTCTCCACGGACTCCGACATCTGGTCTTATGGTGTCCTCCTGTGGGAGACTTTCAACTATGGTCTGCAGCCATACTGTGGACACTCCAACCAGGATGTGATCGAGATGGTGCAAAGCCACCAGTTGCTGTCTTCTCCGGATGACTGCCCAGCCTGGATTTACACACTCATGCTGGAGTGTTGGAGTGAGTTCCCAGCGAGAAGGCCTCGCTTCAAGGACATCCACACTCGTCTGCGCTCCTGGGAGAGTCTGTCCAACTACAACAGCTCTGCTCAGACTTCTGGCACCAGCAACACCACCCAGACCAGCTCCCTGAGCACCAGCCCTGTTAGCAACATTAGCATGAGCACAGCCAATGCATCGCGCTACACAAGTCCTAAAAAAACCTCGCCATTCCACCAGCCACAGTTCATGCCTATGAAGGGGCAAATGCACCGTTCAATGGTGCCCCCACAGCTTTACATCCCTGTCAACGGATATCACCCCATGCCAGCCTACCCATACCTGCAGAACTTTTACCCCATGCAAATACCCATGCCAATACCCCAGCAGCAGATGCACCACCCACCACAGATGGTTCCCAAAGCTGGTTCTCACCACAGCGGCAGTGGATCCACATCTACAGGGTATGTCACCACTGCCCCTTCCAATACTTCAGCCACAGAGCGAGCAGCTTTGCTAAACGAGGACTCCAAGACCAATGAGGAGGACTTGGCAAACAGGACGTCCCCAGAAGAGTTAGACCATAACAAGGACTCATCAGTGCCTGAAACAGAGCTTCTAGGTGACAATGATCCTCCACCGACTTACGAACTGGGGATTGACCTGTCAGACACATAA
- the nfil3 gene encoding nuclear factor interleukin-3-regulated protein, translating into MQSIKQEVDSSGSYSGEDALVLAVALQGADRDLMGHKISAMPFKNKSSCRRKREFIPEEKKDNMYWERRRKNNEAAKRSREKRRINDMVLENKLMALGEENTSLKAELLSLKLKFGLLSSAAYAQEVQKLSSSVDLYQDYGPPSPGEGPSGDSEPLHVRSSCISVIKHSPHTPETCAQGGFRTAEVKQEPAENISYAQERSSPYELYRKFISNPLSGVYSQPASFLQITRSSSSSPRSSEDGAVSKSSDGEDEQQVPKGLTPSVADQRSVIVSTHKVPDSGSSALPHKLRIKARTVQIKVEAIDPEYEPSGKSSPPISASEGGRYRPAQDSSGITRPPLCPLSSQVSDMQDWTQRAEQLHKSSTETLQKSSRLTWSPPVDAGDPSRAHSDPSYPTQGLADLSAQMATLKRLIATQHGAVIESTKSTADHTESASKEGFCE; encoded by the coding sequence ATGCAAtcaatcaaacaggaagtggactcCAGTGGTTCCTACAGCGGAGAGGATGCCCTGGTCCTGGCTGTGGCCTTACAAGGGGCCGACAGAGACCTGATGGGGCACAAAATCTCCGCAATGCCCTTCAAGAATAAAAGTAGCTGTCGCAGGAAAAGGGAGTTCATCCCCGAGGAGAAGAAGGACAACATGTATTGGGAGAGGAGGCGCAAAAACAACGAGGCGGCCAAACGCTCCAGAGAGAAGCGACGCATCAACGACATGGTGCTGGAGAACAAGCTGATGGCGCTCGGAGAGGAGAACACCTCCCTGAAGGCCGAGCTGCTGTCGCTCAAGCTGAAATTCGGCCTGCTGAGCTCGGCGGCGTATGCACAGGAAGTCCAGAAGTTGTCCAGTTCTGTGGACCTCTACCAGGATTATGGTCCGCCCAGTCCCGGAGAAGGTCCCAGCGGGGATTCAGAGCCTCTTCATGTTCGCAGCAGCTGCATATCGGTCATCAAGCATTCACCTCACACGCCTGAGACATGTGCTCAGGGCGGCTTCAGGACCGCAGAGGTCAAGCAGGAGCCAGCAGAGAACATCAGCTATGCACAGGAGAGGAGCAGCCCCTATGAACTCTACAGGAAGTTCATCTCCAACCCTCTGTCTGGAGTCTACTCACAGCCCGCCTCCTTCCTGCAGATCACCAGGTCGTCCAGCAGCTCCCCCCGGAGCTCAGAGGACGGAGCTGTGAGTAAATCCTCTGACGGCGAGGATGAGCAGCAGGTTCCTAAAGGTTTGACGCCGTCTGTAGCCGACCAGAGGAGTGTCATCGTCTCCACACACAAAGTGCCCGATTCAGGTTCTTCAGCTTTGCCCCACAAGCTCCGCATCAAAGCCAGAACCGTCCAAATCAAAGTGGAGGCCATCGACCCTGAGTACGAGCCTTCCGGAAAGTCCTCCCCTCCCATCAGCGCATCAGAAGGAGGACGCTACCGGCCCGCTCAGGACTCCTCGGGAATCACCCGCCCCccgctgtgtcctctgtcctcacAGGTCTCCGACATGCAGGACTGGACCCAGCGGGCCGAGCAGTTGCACAAAAGCAGCACAGAGACCCTGCAGAAGAGTAGCAGGCTGACTTGGAGCCCCCCTGTGGACGCCGGAGACCCGTCCCGTGCACACTCTGACCCCTCGTATCCGACACAGGGACTCGCTGACCTGTCGGCACAGATGGCCACTCTGAAAAGACTGATCGCGACGCAGCACGGCGCCGTGATAGAGTCGACCAAAAGCACCGCTGATCACACTGAGTCAGCGTCAAAGGAGGGTTTCTGTGAATGA